The Sphaerochaeta globosa str. Buddy region GGAACCTTGTTCGTTGTGGTAAGCTTATGCTGTGCAAACAATAAGGCAAAGACAAAAGCAATACAGAACCAAGCGATATAATTCTGCAAGGGTATATCTCCTTCAGCCCACGTCCAGTAGTCGAAAGCGATGGCTACAGGCTCCATCACATAGTCAAATACCACAGTAAAAATTGCTGTAGCAAAGGCTGCGAGCAAGGGCTTTTCAAGCACCCTAACGGCAACCTGAGCAATGCCCATAATGATAATGGTCCAGTTGATGCCAATCAAGAGCGGCACACCCAACAGCTTCAGTCCCAGTGTTTGACCATACGTATAGGCCCCGAAAACCAAGGAAGTAGCCACTCCCACGATTTCCAAACATAGGGTGACCAACAAGGTAACGACCGCCCAGATAAGCAAGTTCCGGTTGCGAGCCTTGATCTCAAAGGCAAACCCAAGAATCGAGGTTGCTGCAATGGTGTAGGGAGTGAAGAGGAGCATCAAAGGCAAGGTTGCCTCAATGCTGTGCAGAAGAATTCCGATACAGTAGAACGGAACTAGCAGGAGGAAGATCAACCTTTCTGGTTTGCTACTATTCTGCATGGTAGGGCGACTCCTATGCTGTGGGCTATTCCCTTTCTCAGGATTCTCGCCTTCGGCGGCTTTACCTTCTTCTCAAACACGATGAAAGGATCCTTGGCTATCTGATGTGCAGTCCAGCAGTACATGTCCGCTGCGGTCATAATGGGTATGCGATAACGCCTTGGGATGAAGCGATAGCCCTTCTGCGCTTCTTTCTGCCAATGTTGGTAGCGCTTGATCTCATCTCTGATGAATGTTTTGAATTGCTCAGGATGCTGCTGAACGTACTCTGAGTCCAAGGAGGTGAGGCCGCTTCCTCCAAGAGGGAGATAGCGCCTTCCAATCTCCAGGTCTTCCTTTATATCGCGGATGAAGTTGATGTACTGCATCGCCCGACCAAGCATCACCGCATAACCGAAAGCCTCTTCACTGAGATCCATGATCCTTGCCATATACAGGCCGATGACTTCGGCCGAGCCATAGATGTAGGTCAATACTTCATCGAGGCTTTCACACGTACGAGCAGACAGATCGTGTTCCATGGAGTCCAGGAACGCTTCGGTCCAGGCAGGATCGAAATGTTTGCGGTTTTGCAGCTCCAAAAAAGCATCGATGATTACATCGCCGCTTGCCTTCCCTGATGTTAATGCCTCGGTATAGGTTTTCCGAAAAGCATGAAAAGCATCAGGGTCGACCGGTTGGTCGTCCACCAGGTTGTCAGCCACCCTGACAAACCCATACAAAGCATAGACATCCCTGCGAACTACAGGAGGAAAGAAACGGGAACTGAAGTAATACGTCTTGCTCCCGTTTCTGAAAATGTGTTCATGTTTCTCAGCGACCATAGGTTTCTTGGATTTCCTTAGCAATCAATTCACTTGCAATGAGCACCATCGGTACTCCTACGCCCGGATGGGTATATTGGCCTGTGTAGTACAGATTCGATAATCGCTTGGCTTGGTGTCTGGGACGGAACACTGCTGTTTGCAAAAGCGTGTGGCTCAGCCCCAACGCCGTGCCTTTGTAGGCATGGTAATCCTGGATGAAATCCCGATGCGTATACAGCCGTTTGACCAAGACATCCTGACTCAGATCCTCGCCGGTGACGCGCTTCACATGTTCGACCATCAAGGAGAAATATGCTTCCCTTTGTTCGTCGGTATCGGCAAGTCCGGGGGCTACCGGAACGAGCAGGAAGACGTTCTCACACCCTTGGGGTGCAGAACTTTGATCGGTTTTGGTGATGCAGCTGAGGTAAAAGCAGGGATCTTCCTGCGGCCATGCGGGGTTCTTGAAAATATCATCGAAATGTTCGTTCCAATCCTTGGCGAAGTAGAGGTTGTGATGCTCAAGACCCTTCAGCTCACGACCGATGCCCAGGTACGCAATGAACATGGAAGGAGCGACAACCCTCTTTTCCCAATAGGAGTCGGAATACGTCCGTTCCTCCTTCTTGACCAAAGCTGTTTCGGTATGGTGATAGTCGGCGGAACTGACGATCACATCGGCTGTAAAATACCCTTTGGTTGTCTGTACGCCGACGGCCTTGCCGTCCTTGGTCACTATGTTCTTCACCTCTGTATCGGTGAGCAAAGAAACACCCAGTTCCCTACAAAGGTTGGCAAAACCCTCGGCCGCCCCTGCCATGCCTTTCTCAGGGAAGAATACACCCGGCTTAAGGTCTACATGACTCATGATCGAGTAAATGGCAGGTGCCTGGGCGGGATTGGTACCTAAGAATACCATGGCATACTCAAGAATCTGCTTGGCCCTGCGGTCCTGCACATAGTGCGAGACAAACGTGTCGAGTTTTCCCAACACTCCGAGCTTGAGGCCTTCAGTCATCAGGCGTCGGTTGAAAAACTGTCCGATATGCTTGTAGTCACGATAGAGGAAATCCTCCATGGCAACATCATATTTGTATGTCGATTGCTCCATGTAGGCTTTCAGGGCCTGACCGCCACCCTTTTCAAAGGATTCGAAAATGGCAATGTCCTTTTCAAAATCCGGGGTAAGCGCTACCGTTCCCTCTTCCCCAAAGAACACCTTATAGTAGGGGTCCAACGGCTTGAGTTTGTAGTACGACTCCCGTTTCTTTCCAAAGAGGGAGAAGTAGCGTTCGAATACTTCGGGCATGAGGTACCAGGACGGCCCCATATCGAAGGTAAAGCCATCCTTATGCCAGTACCGGGCACGTCCGCCGAGCTCTGCGTTCTTTTCAACCACGGTTACCGTATATCCATCTCGTGCAAGCAATGCAGCTGCGCTGAGGCCTCCAAAGCCTCCACCGATGACTAAAGCTTGTTTTCCCATAGGCAAATCCTAGGGTGTTTATTGCGTAAAATCAAGGAAATAATGCTCATCCATCCTTAAAAAGAAGGCTTCCGAATAAGAGAATGCAAAAGCTTTTCCCATCCTTTCTCCTTTTCCAAATGCGCTGGTTTGGATATGCTGAGGACAAGGAGAATCAGAAATGATCATTGACAAACTCAGCGACTTGCGTCGCTATGTGCCGGCTCTTCCAGACTTGGAGAAAGTCTGCTCAATAGTGGAAAGCGGAGTACTGAAAAACCAGAGCTTTGGAAGCTATAAGACTGAAAATCCGAAGGTTCGCTACAACCTCTTCACCTACCATACAGAAAAGATAGAAAGTGATGTCTATGAAATCCATCGCAAGGAAGTAGATGTACAGATTCTCCTTTCAGGTTTTGAGCGGATGGATATCGCTTCCAAGGATGGACTACAAACTGTCCGAGAGTACGACAGTGACAAGGATGCCTTGTTTTCCAAGGGTAAGAAGGCTGTCAGCTACCATGCTGATACCTCAACGTTTGCCCTGTTTTTCCCCGGTGAGCCCCATGCCCCCAATTTGGTGGATGGTGCTGCAACTGAAGTAGTGAAGGTGGTATTCAAGATTCTGGTATCCTGAACAGACAAAGGTCGTGTATCATAAGGCATGCGTACAAACCTTGCGACCGATGCACTGCCTTCCTTGCTTGCAAAACTGGCCATCCCTTCGCTGGTTGCCTTGTTTGCAAGCTCGCTGTACAGCATTACCGATAGCATCTTCTTGGGAAAAGCGGTAGGAGAGCTCGCCCTGGCAGGCCTGGGGTATGCCTCTCCCATCCAATTGTTTCTTGTTGCCTTCGCCCAGATGTTCGGGGCAGGCAGCGCGTCTGTGATCAGCCGGGCTTTGGGGAAACAGGACGAAAAACGAGCAGGAGCGGCTTTCAGCACTGCTCTTACGGCCCTGGTTTTGACCGTATGCAGCCTTGCACTCCTCTTTTTCCTACTTCCCTCATTGCTTTTGAAAGGTGATAATCCCGCCATCCAGGGACAAGCCCTTGCCTATCTGAAAATACTGCTTCCTTTCACCCCGCTTTTTTGTGCTTCCACGTTCCTGTCCGCCATCCTGCGTTCAGAAGGAAAGGCTGATAAAGCGCTGCTTCTTTTATTGCTGGGAAATGGCTTGAATATCGCCCTCGATGCCCTTTTCATCCTGAAGTTCGGCTGGGGTATCAAGGGCGCGGCCCTTGCTACGGCCCTCGGTCACACCGGGGCGTGCGCGTATGCCCTATCGCTCATACTGAACAAGAAGTTGCTGCTTAAGCCAAACAAGCCCGATTTCCAGTTGCTTAAGCAGATTGTTCCCCTGGGACTTCCCTCACTGGTCAGGCAGTTGGGCACTACCTTGGTCATTGCCACAGTCAATACTCTTTTGATACAAACAGCAGGACAAGCTGCCCTAGCTTCCTATACCATCATCAACCAACTGACCATGCTCGCCTACCTGCCGCTTTCCGCCTTGGTGATGGGCTTCTCACCGATCGCAGGCTTTGCCTACGGGGCTAGCAACAAGAAGCGCTTAAGAGCCCTGATCAAACTCTCGCTTCTTTTGCAGATAGGTATTGGTTTGTTGCTGCTTGCGGTATTCCAGCTCTTTTCTGAGTCATTGGTGGGGCTCTTCAGCAGTGACAAAGCACTTGTTGCTTCAACACTGCCATGGGTTCGCATTGTCCTTGCAACCATTCCCTTCATCGGCATCCAAAGCTTGGGAGCGGCCTACTTTCAGAGTATCGGCAAGAGCATACAATCACTGCTGCTGTGGACGGGCAGGCAGTTTCTCTTCCTGTTGCCACTTGTATTGGCCTTCTCCCATCTCTTTGGCTCAAAGGGCTTGTGGTTCTCCTTCCCCCTCTCGGACATGCTGGCGGTAGGCTTGACCATTGGCTTGCTCATCCAAGAGAAGAAACGTGAATTTTCCCTCTCTGATGCTCGGTGAGTTCAAGAAGAATTCTTTCACCTTCTTGCACCATGACTATCAGGGTTGTACGCTACTAGCAAAAGGCAGGTTGTACATGAAGTATTGGCGCGTTCGTTCACGTAGGTTTCTTTTGGTCTGCATGCTCGTGGTGGTGTTGGTTCTTTCAGGATGCAGCACGCTTAATCGTCAAAGCGGTCATTTGTTCCAGGTTTCATTACTTAATGCCTTGCTGCTTGGCGAGTACGATGGCTTTTTGCCTGTTGAGGACTTGAAGAGGTATGGAGACATCGGCATCGGCACCTTCGATACCCTCGACGGGGAGATGATCCTGCTCGATGGGACGGTCTATCAAGCCAAGGCAGACGGTACTGTACTGCCTGTGGGGGACTCAATAATGATTCCCTTTGCCATGGCCACCCATTTCTCGCCTACACTCGGGGCGAAATCACTGTCCTCTATTTCTGGAATCGAAGCCTTGAAAACAAGCTTGGACCGGATGATCAGCAGTACAACCAATGACTTCAACCGCTTCTATGTCGTGAAACTGGAAGGTTCGTTCAGCCATGTACGGATACGCAGCGTTCCTGCCCAGGAAAAGCCCTACCAGAGGCTTGCAACGATTGCCGCTTCCCAGAAGGAATACGTCTTACAGCAAGTCGACGGCAGTATCGTTGCGTTCCGCTGTCCGGATTATGTACAGGGGATCAACATGCCGGGTTGGCATCTCCATTTCCTCTCTTCCGATACCCTCAAGGGCGGCCATCTTTTGGAAGTCGATGTTCAAGAAGCTGAGTTGGAAATGGGGGATATGAAGGAGTACACGCTTGTGCTTCCTGATAGTGAAAGTTTTGCAGCCATGGATATAGCTCATGACCTGAGCAAGGAGACCCAAGCCGTTGAAGGAATACGCAAGTAGAACATCAAACTGGTTGTTGGATGGGGAATAGCAGGACTTGTCAGCTCTCGCTGTCGCATAGGGAATCCGACCCATTCGAGTCGGATTCCTGAATCTGCAAATCTTTCAGATGTCACGTATTCATGCATGACGCTCGGTTAGTTCAATGACGATTCCTTCCACAGTTGAGAGATACAGAATCTTGTTCCCCTTGTTGGGACCGGATGAGACAGTAATCAGGCTGCCTAGCTCTTTCAAGCCAAAGGTAGCTGCAGCGCGGCGGATCTTCTCGATATCCTCGATATTGATCGAAAGATGCCAATGACCGATATCCACAACCTTTGGTTGATAGCGAGCAGTACCTGAAGTCTGCGCATAGCACAAGATTTCCAAGGTAAACCCGCCCCCACTGATATATGCAATTTCAACAGTCGCATCGGAATGGCCCGTCACCTGGGATTGCACGCCGATATCCCTAGGGCCGCGATCAAGTACGGTATAGTCGAATAACTCAGTCATGATGACAAGGAACCTATCCAGATCCTCCACCACCAAACCTACATGATTGGTGCTTAGAACACGGCATTCACTCATATGTTCTTACCCTCCCTGTACATCCTTTCTAGCTCAGAGCCTGCAAGGTCGAGCATATCGAGGGTGATAACCTCACCTTTTTGTACATCCTTCGTCAATTTCTTGCCTGCAATGAGGTAGTAAGGGGCTGCATCAATCGGGGCTTCCTGTGCACTAAGCAGCTCTACATACACGTCATCGAGTAGGCGGTGATGGCCTCGTAAGTCCATCCGCTCGCCTTGCTTGAAGTCACGTTCTGCGGTTGCGAGCATAATGGACTGATGGGTACATGCGTCGTAGGTGGAAAGACCGAGGCGGAAGGCATTCACCACCGACAACGGAGCTTCCACTCCCATGAAGTGATACGGCAGGTACATGCAGGCATATTTGCCATTTTGACTGACGATGTGGCCCTTGGCCTTGAGCAAGCCCCATACCTTCTCATCGTGGCAGCGCACTATGACAAAGACACCGCCGGCAAAGCTTGCCTCATCGGGTCGGCGCAGGTTGTTGAACACATCCACCACCCCTGTTTTGGT contains the following coding sequences:
- a CDS encoding carotenoid biosynthesis protein, with the translated sequence MQNSSKPERLIFLLLVPFYCIGILLHSIEATLPLMLLFTPYTIAATSILGFAFEIKARNRNLLIWAVVTLLVTLCLEIVGVATSLVFGAYTYGQTLGLKLLGVPLLIGINWTIIIMGIAQVAVRVLEKPLLAAFATAIFTVVFDYVMEPVAIAFDYWTWAEGDIPLQNYIAWFCIAFVFALLFAQHKLTTTNKVPTLIVGIQFVFFTGLRVFAL
- a CDS encoding phytoene/squalene synthase family protein; its protein translation is MVAEKHEHIFRNGSKTYYFSSRFFPPVVRRDVYALYGFVRVADNLVDDQPVDPDAFHAFRKTYTEALTSGKASGDVIIDAFLELQNRKHFDPAWTEAFLDSMEHDLSARTCESLDEVLTYIYGSAEVIGLYMARIMDLSEEAFGYAVMLGRAMQYINFIRDIKEDLEIGRRYLPLGGSGLTSLDSEYVQQHPEQFKTFIRDEIKRYQHWQKEAQKGYRFIPRRYRIPIMTAADMYCWTAHQIAKDPFIVFEKKVKPPKARILRKGIAHSIGVALPCRIVANQKG
- a CDS encoding phytoene desaturase family protein; translation: MGKQALVIGGGFGGLSAAALLARDGYTVTVVEKNAELGGRARYWHKDGFTFDMGPSWYLMPEVFERYFSLFGKKRESYYKLKPLDPYYKVFFGEEGTVALTPDFEKDIAIFESFEKGGGQALKAYMEQSTYKYDVAMEDFLYRDYKHIGQFFNRRLMTEGLKLGVLGKLDTFVSHYVQDRRAKQILEYAMVFLGTNPAQAPAIYSIMSHVDLKPGVFFPEKGMAGAAEGFANLCRELGVSLLTDTEVKNIVTKDGKAVGVQTTKGYFTADVIVSSADYHHTETALVKKEERTYSDSYWEKRVVAPSMFIAYLGIGRELKGLEHHNLYFAKDWNEHFDDIFKNPAWPQEDPCFYLSCITKTDQSSAPQGCENVFLLVPVAPGLADTDEQREAYFSLMVEHVKRVTGEDLSQDVLVKRLYTHRDFIQDYHAYKGTALGLSHTLLQTAVFRPRHQAKRLSNLYYTGQYTHPGVGVPMVLIASELIAKEIQETYGR
- a CDS encoding YhcH/YjgK/YiaL family protein, producing the protein MIIDKLSDLRRYVPALPDLEKVCSIVESGVLKNQSFGSYKTENPKVRYNLFTYHTEKIESDVYEIHRKEVDVQILLSGFERMDIASKDGLQTVREYDSDKDALFSKGKKAVSYHADTSTFALFFPGEPHAPNLVDGAATEVVKVVFKILVS
- a CDS encoding MATE family efflux transporter, which codes for MRTNLATDALPSLLAKLAIPSLVALFASSLYSITDSIFLGKAVGELALAGLGYASPIQLFLVAFAQMFGAGSASVISRALGKQDEKRAGAAFSTALTALVLTVCSLALLFFLLPSLLLKGDNPAIQGQALAYLKILLPFTPLFCASTFLSAILRSEGKADKALLLLLLGNGLNIALDALFILKFGWGIKGAALATALGHTGACAYALSLILNKKLLLKPNKPDFQLLKQIVPLGLPSLVRQLGTTLVIATVNTLLIQTAGQAALASYTIINQLTMLAYLPLSALVMGFSPIAGFAYGASNKKRLRALIKLSLLLQIGIGLLLLAVFQLFSESLVGLFSSDKALVASTLPWVRIVLATIPFIGIQSLGAAYFQSIGKSIQSLLLWTGRQFLFLLPLVLAFSHLFGSKGLWFSFPLSDMLAVGLTIGLLIQEKKREFSLSDAR
- the budA gene encoding acetolactate decarboxylase — protein: MNFPSLMLGEFKKNSFTFLHHDYQGCTLLAKGRLYMKYWRVRSRRFLLVCMLVVVLVLSGCSTLNRQSGHLFQVSLLNALLLGEYDGFLPVEDLKRYGDIGIGTFDTLDGEMILLDGTVYQAKADGTVLPVGDSIMIPFAMATHFSPTLGAKSLSSISGIEALKTSLDRMISSTTNDFNRFYVVKLEGSFSHVRIRSVPAQEKPYQRLATIAASQKEYVLQQVDGSIVAFRCPDYVQGINMPGWHLHFLSSDTLKGGHLLEVDVQEAELEMGDMKEYTLVLPDSESFAAMDIAHDLSKETQAVEGIRK
- a CDS encoding VOC family protein, which codes for MSECRVLSTNHVGLVVEDLDRFLVIMTELFDYTVLDRGPRDIGVQSQVTGHSDATVEIAYISGGGFTLEILCYAQTSGTARYQPKVVDIGHWHLSINIEDIEKIRRAAATFGLKELGSLITVSSGPNKGNKILYLSTVEGIVIELTERHA